In Cystobacter ferrugineus, the following are encoded in one genomic region:
- the nhaR gene encoding transcriptional activator NhaR has product MSWLNYHHLLYFWTVARSGSIAKASQELHLAQPTISAQLKLLEESLGHKLLERQGRRLVLTDVGRTVLRYADDIFRLGNELKNAIHGLPSGQLRVAVGVTDVVPKLVAERLLQPAFDAFPNIHITCREGSLPQLLASLALHELDVVLADTPSSEPVSIRSFNHLLGTCGLSFFAAPRLAHLARGFPRSLEGAPLLLPSEVSSLRRALTAWFDSQDIHPRVVGDFDDSALLEAFGQRGHGVFAAPSIIEAEVCRQFNVSVLGRTEDIETGFYAISVERRLRHPAVVAIAESARAQLFG; this is encoded by the coding sequence GTGAGCTGGCTCAACTACCACCACCTCCTCTACTTCTGGACCGTCGCCCGCTCCGGCTCCATCGCCAAGGCCAGCCAGGAGCTCCACCTCGCCCAGCCCACCATCAGCGCCCAGCTCAAGCTCCTCGAGGAGTCGCTCGGTCACAAGCTCCTCGAGCGCCAGGGCCGCCGCCTCGTCCTCACCGACGTCGGCCGCACCGTCCTGCGCTACGCCGATGACATCTTCCGCCTCGGCAACGAGCTCAAGAACGCCATCCATGGCCTGCCCTCCGGCCAGCTCCGCGTCGCCGTCGGCGTCACCGACGTCGTCCCCAAGCTCGTCGCCGAGCGCCTCCTCCAACCCGCCTTCGACGCCTTCCCCAACATCCACATCACCTGCCGCGAAGGCTCCCTCCCCCAGCTCCTCGCCTCCCTCGCCCTGCACGAGCTCGACGTCGTCCTCGCCGACACCCCCTCCTCCGAGCCCGTCAGCATCCGCTCCTTCAACCACCTGCTCGGCACCTGCGGCCTCTCCTTCTTCGCCGCCCCCCGCCTCGCCCACCTCGCGCGCGGCTTCCCCCGCTCGCTCGAGGGCGCTCCCCTCCTGCTCCCCTCCGAGGTCTCCTCCCTCCGGCGCGCCCTCACCGCCTGGTTCGACTCCCAGGACATCCACCCGCGCGTCGTCGGCGACTTCGACGACAGCGCCCTGCTCGAGGCCTTCGGGCAGCGCGGCCACGGCGTCTTCGCCGCCCCCTCCATCATCGAGGCCGAGGTCTGCCGCCAGTTCAATGTCTCCGTCCTCGGCCGCACCGAGGACATCGAAACCGGCTTCTACGCCATCTCCGTCGAGCGCCGGCTGCGCCACCCCGCCGTCGTCGCCATCGCCGAGAGCGCTCGCGCCCAGCTCTTCGGCTGA
- a CDS encoding amidohydrolase, giving the protein MNGARARGAARLALLGAALFALGAGCARRVPEDARVETTVYVARRIRTLDAERPEAEALAVRRGQLVAVGSRREVLEAAGEGARVVDLGGAVVVPGLVDAHAHLAGLGLSLTVARLEGARSVDEVVRRLANAPATSFQGDWLIGKGWDQNGWPGGGFPGRSELDARFPTTPVYLTRVDHHAAWVNGEALRRAGITRDTPDPAGGRILRDERGEPTGVLVDNAMELVVPRVPPPTDEQLEARLSAALERCAQVGLTGVHDAGMDLRTFRLLQRWDMAGRLPVRVYAMADGQGESRRTYLELGTYGGRMLEMKSVKFLLDGALGSRGAALHTAYSDAPGETGLLLMEPEELAARTEAFMERGFQVCVHAIGDRANTLVVDTLIREAAETKTQGLRHRVEHAQILRPEDIQKLGAAGLVASVQPTHATSDMGWAEARLGAERLKGAYAWKSLKEAGAVLALGSDFPIESPDVLAGLYAARTRQDAAGRPEGGWRPEERLTGEEALEGFTVGPAWASFAEARRGRLKVGMEADFTALSVDPVEDAPRALVDARVVATVVDGREVFRAP; this is encoded by the coding sequence ATGAATGGTGCCCGGGCCCGAGGCGCGGCGCGGCTCGCCCTCTTGGGGGCGGCCTTGTTCGCGCTGGGGGCAGGCTGTGCGCGCCGGGTACCCGAGGACGCGCGAGTGGAGACGACAGTCTACGTGGCACGCCGCATCCGCACGTTGGACGCGGAGCGGCCGGAGGCCGAGGCCCTGGCGGTGCGCCGGGGGCAGTTGGTGGCGGTGGGGTCGAGGCGGGAGGTGCTGGAGGCGGCGGGCGAGGGGGCGCGGGTCGTCGACCTGGGCGGGGCCGTGGTGGTGCCCGGGCTGGTGGACGCGCACGCGCACCTGGCGGGGCTGGGGCTGAGCCTGACGGTGGCCCGGTTGGAGGGCGCGCGCTCGGTGGACGAGGTGGTGCGGCGGCTCGCCAACGCACCGGCCACGAGCTTCCAGGGCGACTGGCTCATCGGCAAGGGGTGGGATCAGAACGGGTGGCCGGGGGGCGGGTTCCCGGGCCGGTCCGAGCTGGATGCGCGCTTCCCCACGACGCCGGTGTACCTCACGCGGGTGGACCACCACGCGGCGTGGGTGAACGGCGAGGCGCTGCGGCGCGCGGGCATCACCCGGGACACGCCGGATCCGGCCGGGGGACGAATCCTCCGGGACGAGCGGGGCGAGCCCACGGGGGTGCTGGTGGACAACGCCATGGAGCTGGTGGTGCCCCGGGTGCCGCCGCCCACGGACGAGCAGCTCGAGGCTCGGCTGTCCGCGGCGCTGGAGCGGTGTGCCCAGGTGGGGCTGACGGGCGTGCACGACGCGGGGATGGACCTGCGCACGTTCCGGCTGCTTCAGCGCTGGGACATGGCGGGGCGGCTGCCGGTGCGGGTGTACGCGATGGCGGACGGGCAGGGGGAGTCGCGGCGGACGTACCTGGAGCTGGGGACGTATGGCGGGCGGATGCTGGAGATGAAGTCGGTGAAGTTCCTGCTGGACGGGGCGCTGGGCTCGCGGGGCGCGGCGCTGCACACGGCCTACAGCGACGCGCCGGGGGAGACGGGGCTGTTGTTGATGGAGCCCGAGGAACTGGCGGCGCGTACGGAGGCCTTCATGGAGCGGGGCTTCCAGGTGTGCGTGCACGCGATTGGAGACCGGGCGAACACGCTGGTGGTGGACACGCTCATCCGCGAGGCGGCGGAGACGAAGACGCAGGGGCTGCGGCACCGGGTGGAGCACGCGCAGATATTGCGGCCCGAGGACATCCAGAAGCTGGGGGCGGCGGGGCTGGTGGCGAGCGTGCAGCCGACGCACGCGACGAGCGACATGGGGTGGGCGGAGGCGCGGCTGGGGGCGGAGCGGCTGAAGGGCGCGTACGCGTGGAAGAGCCTGAAGGAGGCGGGGGCGGTGCTGGCGCTGGGCAGCGACTTCCCCATCGAGAGCCCGGACGTGCTGGCGGGGCTCTACGCGGCGAGGACGCGCCAGGACGCGGCGGGCCGGCCCGAGGGCGGCTGGAGGCCCGAGGAGCGGCTGACGGGAGAGGAGGCGCTGGAGGGCTTCACGGTGGGGCCGGCGTGGGCGTCGTTCGCGGAAGCGCGCCGGGGGCGGCTGAAGGTGGGGATGGAGGCGGACTTCACGGCGCTGTCGGTGGACCCGGTGGAGGACGCGCCGCGGGCGCTGGTGGACGCGCGGGTGGTGGCCACGGTGGTGGACGGCCGCGAGGTGTTCCGGGCGCCGTGA
- a CDS encoding helix-turn-helix domain-containing protein, translating to MSQAKTSREWKLSELAEAVGVTPRTVRYYVQRGLLPAPPFKGPDTVYGEEHLLRLKAIRVLQARFLPLDAIQVELARLTPEALQALAEAEPSAPPAASPSVPSPAGPGPAPASPPESASPSAAPTSWRRWELAPGLELHLADTADAKTRALAEHLRALLQKSQER from the coding sequence GTGAGTCAGGCGAAAACATCCCGGGAGTGGAAGCTCTCGGAGCTGGCCGAGGCGGTGGGGGTGACCCCGAGGACCGTGCGCTACTACGTGCAACGGGGTCTGCTGCCCGCTCCGCCCTTCAAGGGTCCCGACACCGTCTATGGCGAGGAGCACCTGCTGCGCCTCAAGGCCATCCGCGTCCTCCAGGCCCGCTTCCTCCCGCTCGATGCCATCCAGGTGGAGCTGGCGCGGCTCACCCCCGAGGCCCTCCAGGCGCTCGCCGAGGCCGAGCCGTCCGCACCGCCCGCCGCGTCGCCCTCCGTGCCATCCCCGGCGGGGCCTGGGCCGGCCCCCGCTTCCCCGCCCGAATCGGCCTCCCCTTCCGCCGCCCCGACGAGCTGGCGACGATGGGAGCTGGCACCGGGACTCGAGCTGCACCTCGCCGACACGGCGGATGCGAAGACCCGGGCGCTCGCGGAGCACCTGCGCGCCCTCCTCCAGAAGTCCCAGGAAAGGTAG
- a CDS encoding VIT domain-containing protein, translating into MHDEKAGLYTRGGTRVALQGVEVSGELLGGHARVRVCQRYRNTESRPIEAVYVFPLPSDATLTAFSLECAGRRVQAVLQEREKAFHTYDDAVTAGHGAALLDQERPNVFTAQVGNLLPGEETRVEVEFLQVLQVEEGCLCWVLPTLVAPRYIPGTPTGDRTSHGVAEPTHRVPDADRITPPVGHAPYGLTLELLVSLGREVVVESPSHGLQLTRTEGGTRVTLAQPGVALDRDVVLNIRGPDADAAFTPLVTHRQGDAPGTFALTVVPDLLGLAGAPRRQEVVFVVDTSGSMDGESLPQAQGALRLCLRHLREGDRFNIIAFENDFRLFSPQPVPFTQKTLEQADRWVAALQAHGGTELLEPLRAAVEAMPEGVVVLLTDGQVGNESEILQAVLAARQTARIYSFGIGTNVSDALLEDLARQTGGAVEFIHPGERIDDKVVAQFSRALAPRVTDVQVRFEGVEATELAPAEPPPLVDGMPWSLFGRYTTPGTGTVVLKGRSGTEPFTLAIAVNLPATSDRPAVEKLWAAERIRGWQAASLVGRRAESLKERIIQLALAHGLVTPYTSFVVVEERTGERRASGPPETRVIPVHAPHGWAMFGTDAGTAKQEQSKPGMLRRAIALPPSAARTRGAPAPDLAAPPPPPRAPAPAAPLASLSMREGPAKKSRSGAVYGPPGEEEITGSRLMRVEEAAASLQEALSAPPSEPDMALEDEGAAEGATLRGTPVELLGRQLANGLWAGTGPGSEPVRQARATALALLELLRQGITSGHALHGSQVKKAVEALLALLPSLGHAPEVTELALGVAWLVSAGPRTRGRISQAARPLAGLSARLEDEAKLRQHVDTLATR; encoded by the coding sequence ATGCACGACGAGAAGGCAGGTCTGTACACGCGCGGCGGGACACGGGTGGCCTTGCAGGGGGTGGAGGTCTCGGGGGAACTGCTCGGAGGCCATGCCCGGGTGCGCGTGTGCCAGCGCTACCGCAACACCGAGTCGCGGCCCATCGAGGCCGTGTATGTCTTTCCCCTGCCCTCGGACGCCACCCTCACCGCCTTCTCGCTCGAGTGCGCCGGGCGGCGCGTGCAGGCCGTCCTCCAGGAGCGGGAGAAGGCCTTCCACACCTATGACGACGCGGTGACGGCGGGCCATGGCGCCGCGCTGCTCGACCAGGAGCGCCCCAACGTCTTCACCGCCCAGGTGGGCAACCTGCTGCCCGGGGAGGAGACGCGCGTGGAGGTGGAGTTCCTCCAGGTCCTCCAGGTGGAAGAGGGCTGCCTGTGCTGGGTGCTGCCCACGCTCGTCGCCCCCCGCTACATCCCCGGCACACCCACGGGAGACCGCACCTCGCACGGCGTGGCCGAGCCCACCCACCGGGTGCCCGACGCGGACCGCATCACCCCGCCCGTGGGCCACGCGCCCTATGGCCTCACGCTCGAGCTGCTCGTGTCCCTGGGGCGCGAGGTGGTGGTGGAGAGCCCCTCGCACGGGCTCCAGCTCACGCGCACCGAGGGCGGCACGCGCGTGACGCTCGCCCAGCCGGGCGTGGCGCTGGATCGGGATGTCGTGCTGAACATCCGCGGCCCGGACGCGGACGCGGCCTTCACCCCGCTCGTCACCCACCGCCAGGGCGACGCGCCGGGCACCTTCGCCCTCACCGTGGTGCCGGACCTGCTGGGCCTGGCCGGCGCGCCCCGGCGGCAGGAGGTGGTGTTCGTGGTGGACACCTCGGGCTCCATGGATGGAGAGAGCCTGCCCCAGGCCCAGGGCGCGCTGCGGCTGTGCCTGCGCCACCTGCGCGAGGGGGACCGCTTCAACATCATCGCCTTCGAGAATGACTTCCGTCTCTTCTCGCCCCAGCCGGTGCCCTTCACCCAGAAGACGCTGGAGCAGGCGGACCGATGGGTGGCGGCGCTGCAGGCCCACGGCGGCACGGAGCTGCTCGAGCCCCTGCGCGCCGCGGTGGAGGCCATGCCGGAGGGCGTGGTGGTGCTCCTCACGGATGGGCAGGTGGGCAACGAGTCGGAGATCCTCCAGGCGGTGCTGGCCGCACGCCAGACGGCGCGCATCTACTCCTTCGGCATCGGCACCAACGTGAGCGACGCGCTGCTCGAGGATCTGGCGCGGCAGACGGGCGGCGCGGTGGAGTTCATCCACCCGGGCGAGCGCATCGACGACAAGGTGGTGGCCCAGTTCTCACGGGCGCTCGCCCCGCGCGTCACGGACGTGCAGGTGCGCTTCGAGGGCGTGGAGGCCACGGAGCTGGCGCCCGCCGAGCCCCCGCCCCTCGTGGATGGCATGCCGTGGAGCCTCTTTGGCCGGTACACCACACCGGGCACGGGCACGGTGGTGCTCAAGGGCCGCTCGGGGACGGAGCCCTTCACCCTCGCCATCGCCGTGAACCTCCCCGCGACGAGCGACCGGCCCGCGGTGGAGAAGTTGTGGGCCGCCGAGCGCATCCGCGGGTGGCAGGCCGCCTCGCTCGTGGGCCGGCGCGCCGAGTCGCTCAAGGAGCGCATCATCCAGCTCGCGCTCGCGCACGGCCTCGTGACGCCCTACACCTCCTTCGTCGTGGTGGAGGAGCGCACGGGCGAGCGCCGGGCCTCGGGCCCACCCGAGACGCGCGTCATCCCCGTCCACGCGCCCCACGGCTGGGCCATGTTCGGCACGGACGCGGGCACGGCGAAGCAGGAGCAGAGCAAGCCAGGCATGCTCCGAAGGGCCATCGCCCTCCCTCCCTCCGCCGCCCGCACGCGCGGGGCTCCGGCTCCCGACCTGGCCGCGCCACCACCGCCCCCGAGGGCCCCCGCGCCGGCCGCCCCCCTCGCCTCCCTGTCCATGCGCGAGGGCCCGGCGAAGAAGAGCCGGAGCGGCGCGGTCTACGGCCCGCCCGGCGAAGAGGAGATCACCGGTTCCAGGTTGATGCGTGTGGAGGAGGCGGCCGCGTCCCTCCAGGAGGCACTGAGCGCCCCTCCGTCCGAGCCAGACATGGCGCTGGAGGACGAGGGGGCCGCGGAGGGGGCCACGCTCCGGGGAACCCCCGTGGAGCTGCTCGGCCGGCAGCTCGCCAATGGCTTGTGGGCGGGCACCGGTCCGGGGAGCGAGCCCGTGCGGCAGGCGCGTGCCACCGCGCTCGCCTTGTTGGAGTTGCTACGCCAGGGCATCACCAGCGGCCATGCACTGCATGGGAGCCAGGTGAAGAAGGCCGTGGAGGCGCTGCTCGCGCTGCTGCCCTCGTTGGGCCATGCCCCCGAGGTGACCGAGCTCGCCCTGGGCGTGGCGTGGCTCGTGTCCGCGGGCCCTCGCACCCGGGGGCGCATCTCCCAGGCGGCGCGGCCGCTCGCGGGGCTCAGCGCCCGGTTGGAGGACGAGGCGAAATTGCGCCAGCACGTGGACACCCTGGCCACGCGCTGA
- a CDS encoding YkvA family protein, with protein MGTRFFRYVRDPRVPRWRRLLGVFAVAYFLFPVDVVPDFLPLLGWLDDIGVLAGVAWFMKRELEHYRPEPMGWPTPVEGPRTGSPPLEQR; from the coding sequence ATGGGAACGCGGTTCTTCCGTTACGTGCGAGATCCTCGCGTGCCGCGGTGGCGGCGGCTGCTGGGGGTGTTCGCCGTGGCCTACTTCCTCTTCCCCGTGGATGTGGTGCCGGACTTCCTGCCCCTGCTGGGCTGGCTGGACGACATCGGGGTGCTGGCCGGGGTGGCCTGGTTCATGAAACGGGAGCTGGAGCACTACCGGCCCGAGCCCATGGGCTGGCCCACTCCGGTGGAGGGGCCTCGCACGGGCTCGCCTCCACTCGAGCAGCGCTGA
- the gyrA gene encoding DNA gyrase subunit A yields the protein MADDTTDKPATPPAPPSGGVGELIHVNIEDEMRRSYLDYSMSVIIGRALPDVRDGLKPVHRRVLYAMNDLGNFHNRAYKKSARVVGDVIGKYHPHGDASVYDAMVRLAQDWSLRYLLVDGQGNFGSVDGDSPAAMRYTEVRMERLAEEMLADIEKETIDFGPNYDDSLLEPLVLPTKFPNLLVNGSSGIAVGMTTNVPPHNLGEVVDGTLHLIDHPEATVRDLMQFITGPDFPTSGIITGREGIVRAYETGRGQITIRARTEIETSKKGDRESIIVTEIPYQVNKARLIEKIADLVREKKLEGISDIRDESDRHGMRIVVELKRDAIAGVVLNNLYANTPMETTFGAVMLAIDGGQPRTLNLKELLDRFISHRRDVVTRRSRFELRKARARRHIVEGLLVAQDLIDLVVSLIRASRDPDEARWGLMHILSPALYERERFKDLQRIDYAQAKAQMALLESRARAEEPNYSGLEHRYEGAGFSEDQAKNILEMRLQRLTGLQREELFRELVDLVREILRLEDILAHESSLLNVIKTELREVRERYADKRRTEITGSVEEITSEDLIAEETMVVTLSHTGYVKRSPLSEYRAQKRGGRGKTGATTKEDDFVTDMFVASTHAFLMPITNKGRLYSLKVHELPLAGRTSRGKAMVNLVQFGEGERLAQVLVTREFGENQFVFFVTKKGVVKRTDLSAFANVRSSGIIALGIDEGDELVAVKITDGSKDILLSTALGMSIRFPEQEVRSMGRQAYGVKGITLEDGDEVVGADVVEKDTTILTVTENGYGKRTQESEYRQQGRGGKGIIDIKTTERNGKVVGLVPVTDKDEVMLVTNGGMLIRMKAKEISVIGRNTQGVRLIALESADEKVTGISKLPESEEDESETAEAVAGESAKPEAAEPSEAAEGSESPEGSEPEQG from the coding sequence ATGGCCGACGACACCACCGACAAGCCGGCAACGCCCCCCGCGCCTCCTTCGGGCGGCGTGGGAGAACTCATCCACGTCAACATCGAAGACGAGATGCGCCGCTCGTATCTCGACTACTCGATGTCCGTCATCATCGGGCGCGCCCTGCCCGACGTGCGCGATGGCCTCAAGCCCGTGCACCGCCGCGTGCTCTACGCGATGAACGACCTGGGCAACTTCCACAACCGCGCCTACAAGAAGAGCGCGCGCGTGGTGGGCGACGTCATCGGTAAGTACCACCCCCACGGCGACGCCTCCGTCTACGACGCCATGGTGCGGCTCGCGCAGGACTGGTCCCTGCGCTACCTGCTCGTGGACGGCCAGGGCAACTTCGGCTCGGTGGACGGCGATTCCCCCGCGGCCATGCGCTACACGGAAGTGCGCATGGAGCGGCTGGCCGAGGAGATGCTCGCCGACATCGAGAAGGAGACCATCGACTTCGGTCCCAACTACGACGACTCGCTGCTCGAGCCGCTCGTCCTGCCCACCAAGTTCCCCAACCTCCTGGTCAACGGCAGCTCCGGCATCGCCGTGGGTATGACCACCAACGTGCCGCCCCACAACCTGGGCGAGGTGGTCGACGGCACGCTGCACCTCATCGACCATCCCGAGGCCACCGTCCGCGACCTGATGCAGTTCATCACCGGTCCGGACTTCCCCACCTCCGGCATCATCACCGGCCGCGAGGGCATCGTCCGCGCCTACGAGACGGGCCGCGGGCAGATCACCATCCGGGCGCGCACGGAGATCGAAACCTCCAAGAAGGGCGACCGCGAGAGCATCATCGTCACGGAAATCCCCTACCAGGTGAACAAGGCGCGGCTCATCGAGAAGATCGCCGACCTGGTGCGCGAGAAGAAGCTCGAGGGCATCAGCGACATCCGCGACGAGAGCGACCGCCATGGCATGCGCATCGTGGTGGAGCTCAAGCGCGATGCCATCGCCGGGGTGGTGCTCAACAACCTGTACGCCAACACCCCCATGGAGACCACCTTCGGGGCGGTGATGCTCGCCATCGACGGCGGCCAGCCGCGCACGCTCAACCTCAAGGAGCTGCTCGACCGGTTCATCTCCCACCGCCGCGACGTGGTGACGCGCCGCAGCCGCTTCGAGCTGCGCAAGGCGCGCGCCCGCCGCCACATCGTCGAGGGCTTGCTCGTCGCGCAGGATCTCATCGACCTGGTGGTCAGCCTGATTCGCGCCTCGCGCGACCCGGACGAGGCTCGCTGGGGCCTCATGCACATCCTCTCCCCGGCGCTCTACGAGCGCGAGCGCTTCAAGGACCTGCAGCGCATCGACTACGCGCAGGCCAAGGCGCAGATGGCGCTGCTCGAGTCGCGCGCGCGCGCCGAGGAGCCGAACTACTCGGGCCTGGAGCACCGCTACGAGGGCGCCGGCTTCAGCGAGGATCAGGCCAAGAACATCCTCGAGATGCGCCTGCAGCGGCTCACCGGCCTGCAGCGCGAGGAGCTGTTCCGCGAGCTGGTGGACCTGGTGCGGGAGATCCTCCGCCTGGAGGACATCCTCGCCCACGAGTCCAGCCTGCTCAACGTCATCAAGACGGAGCTCAGGGAGGTCCGCGAGCGCTACGCCGACAAGCGGCGCACGGAGATCACCGGCTCGGTGGAGGAAATCACCAGCGAGGACCTCATCGCCGAGGAGACCATGGTGGTGACGCTCTCGCACACCGGCTACGTCAAGCGCTCGCCGCTGTCCGAGTACCGGGCTCAGAAGCGCGGTGGACGCGGCAAGACGGGGGCGACGACGAAGGAGGACGACTTCGTCACCGACATGTTCGTGGCCAGCACCCACGCCTTCCTCATGCCCATCACCAACAAGGGCCGGCTCTACTCGCTCAAGGTGCACGAGCTGCCGCTCGCCGGCCGCACCTCGCGCGGCAAGGCCATGGTGAACCTGGTGCAGTTCGGCGAGGGCGAGCGGCTCGCGCAGGTGCTGGTGACGCGCGAGTTCGGTGAGAACCAGTTCGTCTTCTTCGTGACGAAGAAGGGCGTGGTCAAGCGCACGGACCTGTCGGCGTTCGCCAACGTGCGCTCCAGCGGCATCATCGCGCTGGGCATCGACGAGGGGGACGAGCTCGTCGCGGTGAAGATCACCGACGGCTCCAAGGACATCCTCCTGTCCACCGCGCTCGGCATGAGCATCCGCTTCCCCGAGCAGGAAGTGCGCTCCATGGGCCGCCAGGCCTACGGCGTCAAGGGCATCACCCTGGAGGACGGCGACGAGGTGGTGGGCGCCGACGTGGTGGAGAAGGACACCACCATCCTCACGGTGACGGAGAACGGCTACGGCAAGCGCACCCAGGAGTCGGAGTACCGGCAGCAGGGCCGTGGCGGCAAGGGCATCATCGACATCAAGACCACCGAGCGAAACGGCAAGGTGGTGGGCCTCGTGCCGGTGACGGACAAGGACGAGGTGATGCTGGTGACCAACGGCGGCATGCTCATCCGCATGAAGGCCAAGGAAATCTCCGTCATCGGCCGCAACACGCAGGGCGTGCGGCTCATCGCCCTGGAGAGCGCCGATGAGAAGGTGACGGGCATCTCCAAGCTGCCCGAGTCCGAGGAGGACGAGAGCGAGACGGCCGAGGCGGTGGCGGGCGAGTCCGCGAAGCCCGAGGCCGCCGAGCCGTCCGAGGCCGCAGAGGGCTCCGAGTCGCCCGAGGGCTCCGAGCCCGAGCAGGGCTGA